A region of the Desulfobacter postgatei 2ac9 genome:
CTTATCATAGATGTCCCCGGAATTTCCCAGATCAGTATGTTGGTGTGGGCCGACCCCGAATGACAATTTGGGTCAGACTCCCGATGAACCTTGTTACTAATGTTCGCAAATGATAATCTACAATTAGTGATCACTATAAAGGGGGGAGTACCATGGCCACCGCGCAAAAAATATATGAAAAAGCATTAAAGTTACCGGAACCGCTTGCGCAAGAAATTCTGGATTTTATTGGATACATTGAGACTAAATATGGCTTGAAAGACACATGGGTGGATGAATTAATAAACGCGCAAGAACCTGTAATGGATCAAATCTGGAGCAACAGCGAAGATGACGTCTGGAATAATTTGTAACCCGGGAGATATTGTCGGCCTTCCATTCCCATTTTCCGATTTGACAAGCCGAAAAAGACGTCCTGTCCTTGTCTTGACCGAGGCAGATTTCCGAGGGGATTTTATGGGGCTGGCGATTACATCCGTTTTGACAGAGAACAATGCGGTAATCATTGAAAACCCTGACATGAAAGATGGAAGTTTGCCCAAAAAAAGTTGGATTAGATATGATAAAATTTTTACGTTAAGCACATCAACTGTTGTAAGACGGTATGGGGCCATCAATGAGGATGTGTTTTTAGAGGTCGTCAATAGCCTCTGTCAACATGTCGGTTGCAACAGCCCCAATATTTAATGGTGGATTTGGGCCTGATTTTGAGTTTGATTGTAATGAAATCTGTCTGTTGTCCCATCCCAAATTAAAACTTGAAAAAACTGGGAAATTGATACGTTCATTCACTTTTCTTCAACGCCCAACCTCTACGATTCCATAAGATGATCGTTATAGTCCTGGTCTATTTTCTATTTACCTTCAAAGAGGCTGGAGCATTTTAATTTCAATGGCTTTGGGACTGTTCATTGCATGCCATAGATCCCAGTCTTGCTGCAGGCCGAGCCAGAAGTCTGCGGACATCCCTAATACACGAGACAGCCTCAGTGCTGTGTCAGGGGTCACTGACCTGCGCCCTTTAATAATTTCGTTTAAACGAGGATATGAAACCCCAAGTCTTTTGGCCAGTTCGGTCTGGGTAATGTTGAGGGGTTTAATAAACTCTTCCAAAAGCATTTCTCCTGGGTGTGTGGGAGGGCGATTTGTTGGAAGTTTCCTTGATATTTTATTAGTGGTAGTCTGTAATTTCGACATCATATACATGTCCTTCCTTCCAAATAAAACAATATTACATGAGAAAACATCATGACCCAAATTGATCATAATATAATCAAAACAATAGAAGCTCATAAAGATATTATAAAAGAAAAATTCTCTGTTGAGTCAATGTCAATTTTCGGTTCCATATCAAAAGGCACAGCAAAATCCGATAGTGACATTGATATATTAATCAGATATAAAACCACCCCCGGCCTTTTTGGATTCATTGATTTAAAACAATATCTGGAAGTTATTGTTGGACGCCCGGTCGATCTTGTAACAGAAAACGCCTTAAAAAAACAACTCCGCGATGCTATTTTAAGGGATGCGGTGCATGTCGTCTAGAAGTTGGAAATTTCGCATTGAAGACATCATCGAAGCATTGGATCGAATATTCCATTATGTGAAGGATTTAAACTACGATGGCTGGATGAAGGATCAGAAGACAATTGATGCTGTTATTAGAAATCT
Encoded here:
- a CDS encoding HigA family addiction module antitoxin, encoding MMSKLQTTTNKISRKLPTNRPPTHPGEMLLEEFIKPLNITQTELAKRLGVSYPRLNEIIKGRRSVTPDTALRLSRVLGMSADFWLGLQQDWDLWHAMNSPKAIEIKMLQPL
- a CDS encoding type II toxin-antitoxin system PemK/MazF family toxin, yielding MTSGIICNPGDIVGLPFPFSDLTSRKRRPVLVLTEADFRGDFMGLAITSVLTENNAVIIENPDMKDGSLPKKSWIRYDKIFTLSTSTVVRRYGAINEDVFLEVVNSLCQHVGCNSPNI
- a CDS encoding nucleotidyltransferase family protein; the encoded protein is MTQIDHNIIKTIEAHKDIIKEKFSVESMSIFGSISKGTAKSDSDIDILIRYKTTPGLFGFIDLKQYLEVIVGRPVDLVTENALKKQLRDAILRDAVHVV
- a CDS encoding DUF2281 domain-containing protein; this encodes MATAQKIYEKALKLPEPLAQEILDFIGYIETKYGLKDTWVDELINAQEPVMDQIWSNSEDDVWNNL